The Saccharomyces eubayanus strain FM1318 chromosome IV, whole genome shotgun sequence genome contains the following window.
AGACTAAATGTGTGAAAAATTCCGTGGAGTTTGAAAGCGCAGGGTATTAGTGACTAAGAGAGTCATCTCCTCGATGACTATTTCGTTGCTTTCTCgagggaaaaaaagcagGACGAGAAAGCATGACACTACGCTCCTTCGAACACTAGCACGCAAGGTATCTCGAACCCACCATTATATAAGGATGAAACTACCTACGACGAGTATATGAATATAGGTAtgtcattcttttttctctttccaaTACTTGGTATACATAACGTACATGCACAAACTGACAAAAAAGATGCGTAATAGACACGACAATTCATACGTTGTGTTTCCTTGATTCTCTAAAAATGAACTCCAATGCAGCAATTTGGGCACAACTCATTCCGATAATCAATAAGATACCATAAATGGAAAACATCACAATTCTGCGCTCCGTTGAACAAACTGTGTGATGGTTTCTGGTATTTCTAGTCTTGTAATGTTGTACATTACGTTCTAGAACGTGGAGCTGCCTTTCTATGGTATCTATTGAATTTTCCAGGGTATCTTGCAAGGGATCGATCTTGGAGTCTCTTAGGTTCCTCTGCGCTTTTCTTACCTTGCGCCTTTCATTTCGAACATCATCTTGGCGCTCGCATGTGTACTTAATGTCTAGATCTACAATCTTGTCATGTGCCTTACCACCGTAGAAGCAGAAGGAATATTCTCCCTTATGTTGGCCCACAAACGACCATTCTCCTTGACGTTCACCAGACCTCTCAATTATTGGCTTGTTCTTGTCGTCTGGGGCATATATTTCGTAATTCACATCAAAGTCATTGCTCTCTCCCTGTTGCACTGCAAAATAATACGAGATTGAACAGTCTATATCCGGAGTAAGTGTGTATAGACATTCTTTTTGACCCTTCTTCAGCTGGAATGTCAATGGTGATGCTTTAGCGAAAAACTGCGTCAAGAAAAGCAAGTGAAACAGAAACACACACAAACTAGACATACTGTGATAGC
Protein-coding sequences here:
- the ERP3 gene encoding Erp3p; its protein translation is MSSLCVFLFHLLFLTQFFAKASPLTFQLKKGQKECLYTLTPDIDCSISYYFAVQQGESNDFDVNYEIYAPDDKNKPIIERSGERQGEWSFVGQHKGEYSFCFYGGKAHDKIVDLDIKYTCERQDDVRNERRKVRKAQRNLRDSKIDPLQDTLENSIDTIERQLHVLERNVQHYKTRNTRNHHTVCSTERRIVMFSIYGILLIIGMSCAQIAALEFIFRESRKHNV